The following coding sequences are from one Verrucomicrobiia bacterium window:
- a CDS encoding IS630 family transposase produces QLCSEVLAWEQRRNEAQSRIEWKFTRQDADRKLARHYVT; encoded by the coding sequence ACAGTTGTGCTCCGAAGTGCTGGCCTGGGAGCAACGCCGGAATGAGGCGCAATCTCGGATTGAATGGAAGTTCACCCGCCAGGATGCCGACCGGAAACTAGCACGCCACTATGTAACGTA